In the Leptolyngbya sp. FACHB-261 genome, TGCGCACAGTTGTCATATCGAAGGAGCACAGGGTCAGCAAGACGCGCTTATTGCTGGCCGTGCTGGCCGTACTGGCCAGTTGGCTAAGACTGGGTGCTGGTACTGGTAGTGGGCTGAGGGTTTCGTCGTCGGTGCGAGGGTGATGGGCAAGCAGCAGAACTGCAAACTCAGAGCAGAGTATTAAGAGAAAATCCTCTCGGCTCAGCCGATGCGCCGCCGGGAGACGGACCCAGGTGAGCTGCGGCAAATCGATTAGCCCTTCTAGAAGCTCTTCAGTCGAGTCCAGTGCCTCTAAACCATTGGTTGCGGGCTTAGCCTTGCCCTCTTCAGAGGTGCCTTCAGCGCTGCTAAACAAATAGAGTTGGCTCGCTGACTCAGCCAAGTTCTGATAGCGTTCTATCTCGCCCAACTGCGGAAAACTACCGGGCAATTTGGCGCAAACCAAGGCCGGAGCGCGCCGCTCAATCAGCAGATCCATCAGCAACCGACAGGCCGACATCAGAGTTCTAGAACTGATTTGCAGGGGTTCGGCAACAGTGCCAGTCTGATTTAAAACCAGCTCATAGAGCGAGGCGTGGGGCGGCAGAGTTTGACTCATGGGGGCAGGCACTGAGGGCGACTGCCCTTTATGATGCCCAAGTTGCTCGATTCCGCACATTTACGGTTCGGGTAGGCCCGTACTCCCACGCAAAGCTCGCTGCCACAGTTGAGGGGAAAGGTTGTAGAGCCGAAGTCTGTGGCCTGCGTCAGATAAGAATCTGCTGCTCTCAATCCAATGGCAGGCTTCAAGAGGCGGCAGTAACCTACTCAGTTCGGATTGCTGCAAGTTGCACTTAAGAACGAGCAGGGAGATAGGAATATTGGCACGGCTACTGCGCGGATCGGTGTAGTTAGCAATGACCAGCAAAATGCTTTTGGAGGGGGTGGAGAGATGCAAGTCACGGGTGATGCAATCCCAGAGGGCAAGGCGGATTTGGTCGGGATTCATTGGAGGTTGAGGTTAGGGATTGGGGGTTAAGGGTTGGGATTGGGTGTGTAGAAACTGCGCAGATTAAGGTTGAGATCTAGCTGGGCTTTGTGTTGCTGCCAGAGACGGCGCAGATAGGCAATGACATCGGGGGGATAGCTAAACCGTTGGATTTCGGTTTTGAGCAGTTGGCCCAGGTCTTGCAAGGCTTGGTGAGTTTTGCAAGCCTGAATAGCTTCAATGCAGGCTTGCAGCCAGCAACCTAATTGGCGATAGCTAATGAATTGCCCACCGCGATCTTGGCGATGCACAAACAAGACATTGGCCCACGGTTCAAAGCGCAAAATTAGGCTTTGGGGAATGCCTAGATAGGTAGCGATAGATTCACGCAAGATCTTGAGTTTGTGCGGATTAATGACAGCAGAAAAATGGCGCATGGGAATGCGAATGGTAGAAAAAACGTTGAGCGTTTCTGGCCCCCCGGCTCCCAATTCTGGGAGGAGGAAGAGAATGATTGAAGGTTTAATGCAGTGACAAAAATCAGTTCCAGTTCCCCCAAGGATTGGGGGGGCTAGGGGGGCCAGTATGCGGTTGTGGGTAGGGGCGAGGTTGCCTCGCCCTTACCGGGTGTTACCGCCAAAAAGTGTTAGCCACCCCGGTGATTTGCCAATGCAAGTCGGGGTGGCTAAGTCGGTGTTAAAATCACCTGTCAGCCGCCTGACTGCGTCTCGTGCAGTTGGGGGGTTAGCTACTCAGAGGTTGGTCATAGCCTTTGAGTGGCGCTAAGTTTTTTATGTTCTTTGGGCTCTTTTCGTTTAGACAAATCCTCTGCTGACAATGGGGTTAAATTATCAGAGATAGAGAGCCCACGCAATAGTTACCGACCAAATTCTTCGGTAGGGGCGCGGAGACCGCGCCCTGTTTTCAGAAATTAAGCAGTTATGGTCTTGCTAATATCAGGCACCTTAACGCGGCTGTTGGCCCATAAATACAACGCGAATTTGGTTGCGCTGAAATACGCCTGGAACGCTAACTTGAGCCGAAGCTTTGGGCATTGCTACACATCGCGCCGCGTCAGAGGCTTCATTATGGGCATTGAGAGCCGTCACATAAATTGTGGCGCGATTACCCTGCACTACAGGTTGAGAAATCAGAGGCATTAGCGAATCAAGACAACCTTGCAAAGCAAACTCAAGTATGACGCGAGTTTCGGATCCTGTTACGGCCTCTCCAAGGGGCACACGCGCGCGCTCAATCTTGGTAATTCTGCCCTCGATTGGCACCAATTGAGTGGTTCGCGCCGGTGGGGTTAATACTTGTGCTGAAGCACTGGCCGCAACTGCAAGCAACCCAACCGTCAAACCTAAAACACGAGTCAACATAAATATGTTCCCAAAAACAGGACTCCTCAGCAGGAGTGCACATAAATCTTGCTCTGCTGAGGAGTTGGACATAAGCTGTGAGACGCTATCGGCTCATAGCAAGTTCCAGTTATGAGCCCCAGTTATGAGCCGAATGGAACCTGCCCAATTTGGCTATGCCCAGTCTTCGCGCCGCGCGCCTTCGCCGCGATACACTTGCGCTGCCGCGTGGATGATGCGGGTGCGTTCAAGCAGTTCTGGCTCTGTTAAGCTCCAATTCTGCAGCACTTTGTCCAGATCGGTCTGGATATCTCGCGCACCCGGAAAACCCTGGTAACGGATGCGCAGACGAGCCAGCTCAGCCAGGTTGCGGTCGTTGGGCTCCCCTTCTAGCAGTTGATTGACAATGTCTCGGTCAATCCGATAGAGCGGGTGGTCCTGATCTTTGCCCTGAGCGTCTTTTTTCGCGTTTTTGGCGTCGGCCATGCCTTACCCCGCTAGTGCCGGCACTGCACTCAGCACACTCTCAAACAATTTCACGCCGTCAGTCCCACCCAAGCAAGGATCGGCAGCTCGCTCTGGATGCGGCATCATACCCAACACATTGCCCGTGCGGTTGCAAATACCTGCGATGTTGGCCAGAGAGCCATTGGGGTTGCTATCAGCAGTGACTTCGCCAGTCGCTGAGCAGTAGCGGAACACAATTTGGCGATTGTCTTCTAGCTCAGCTAACACATCGGGCTCAGCGTAGTAGCAGCCTTCGCCGTGGGCAATGGGCAGAGTAATCGTTTCGCCCTGGCTGTACTGGCGTGTCCAGGCTAGATCTGTGCGTTCAACTCGCAGCGCAGTGCGGTCGCAGATGAAGTGCAGATCGCGGTTGCGAATCAGCGCCCCAGGTAGCAGCCCCGCTTCGGTCAGAATTTGAAAACCATTGCAAACACCCAAGACGTAGCCGCCGCGGTTAGCATGCTCACGCACCGCTTGCATCACTGGTGCGAAGCGAGCCAGCGCCCCGCAGCGCAGATAATCCCCATAGCTGAAGCCGCCTGGAATCACAATCACATCCAGGTCAGACAGATCCGTTTCTTGGTGCCAGACCATACGGGTCGGCTGGTCCAGAATGCCCCGCGTTACCGTCGCCACGTCCCGGTCACAGTTAGAACCAGGAAACACAATGATGCCGAACTTCATGCTTTAACTCTTGCCCAGCCTCCCCATGATAAGCTTCACCGCTCCAGCAAGAGTGGCGTCTGGCCAATCTCAAGTTGCTGCGCAGTTAAGGGGCGGCGTTGACCCGATAGATCACGGACCTGCCGCACGTTCCAGGCAGGGGGAATCTCTAGTGCAGTGGGCCCGTGAGGATTCCAGACAACCCAGCCGCTGTAGCCACCCGGACGGGTAATCCGACAGATCCAAGTGTCATCCAAGGTCACTCGATAGTCCGGCATAGCCGCGCCGACTAACCAGCGCTGAATCTCGATATAAGCTTGAGCCGCAGCCGTGGGCGTCTTGCGATCCTCGTTAACCAAGCGCAGACCCACGAAATTGAAATTGTCCCAGGCATACCAATAGAACCGGCTCACTCCCAAGGCCCAATGCACCAGGCAGGACCGGGCAACATAAGCTCGCCCCACTTCATCAGAGAGCAAGCCGTCTTCTAGGGAACCAAAGCCCAGTTCGGTATCCCAAAGCGGTTTACGACTTTGGCCGTGGCGAGCCATGATCGTCTGCACCTGCCGTACTAAAGGCACCAAACTGCTTTCCAGTTCTAGCTGGCCGGTATAGAAATGAAAGCCAATCACGTCGGCATAGTTGCCGCCACCTTTCGCGAGGTATTGCTCTAGCCAACGAGGTCCGCCGATACCCGCTTGGGCACTGCTGCGGTTGGGCAGAGTGGCGGAAGGCGACACCACCACAATCGCAGGATCCACAGCTTTAAGAACGAGATAGGCTTCGCGCGACAGTTCCAGCATCTTGTCGATGCTGCCCGTGTAAAAGCCCTTAAGGTTAGGCTCGTTCCAGATTTCGTAGTAGCGGATTTTGCCCTTATAGCGTGTGGCAACGGTGCGCACATAATTGCGCCAGTCTTCAAGGTTGCGCGGCTCAGCAGCGATGCTGGGGATGTTGTAAATCGACTCGTCGGTAGGGCGGGCCGAGGCCCAGGCCGGGGGGGAACTGTAGCGGCAGCAGGATCTCGACTTGGTGCTCCTGGGCCAGCGCGACATAGCGGTCCAGCTTGCTGAAGTCCCAGCGGCCTTTCTCCGGTTCTAAGTAGGACCAGCCCACATAAGCGTCGTGCAAGCGCCAGCTGGCGAATGGCACTGTGGGCCAGGGCGTTACCCCTGCCGCCTCGTGGATATGCATGCCAAACAGATCGGACGGGATAGCTTGCCTGCGCAGAATGTCTGGTCGCTGGTCAGCGGCTTCAGGCACCGAGATCGACCAGGCAACCAACGGGCTGCCAGTCGCGATCACAGCTGTCAATGCAAATCCCAGGCAGCGAGCAATGTTCACGGGTGGCGCAGGGGCAAGCCAGGCTCCTTCAACCTGCCCCCACCTCGGTCAGCTCAAACCGATAGTTCTCGATGACTGGATTGGCAAGCAGCTGGTCGCATAG is a window encoding:
- a CDS encoding DUF3288 family protein; translated protein: MADAKNAKKDAQGKDQDHPLYRIDRDIVNQLLEGEPNDRNLAELARLRIRYQGFPGARDIQTDLDKVLQNWSLTEPELLERTRIIHAAAQVYRGEGARREDWA
- the purQ gene encoding phosphoribosylformylglycinamidine synthase subunit PurQ, coding for MKFGIIVFPGSNCDRDVATVTRGILDQPTRMVWHQETDLSDLDVIVIPGGFSYGDYLRCGALARFAPVMQAVREHANRGGYVLGVCNGFQILTEAGLLPGALIRNRDLHFICDRTALRVERTDLAWTRQYSQGETITLPIAHGEGCYYAEPDVLAELEDNRQIVFRYCSATGEVTADSNPNGSLANIAGICNRTGNVLGMMPHPERAADPCLGGTDGVKLFESVLSAVPALAG
- a CDS encoding GH39 family glycosyl hydrolase; translated protein: MYNIPSIAAEPRNLEDWRNYVRTVATRYKGKIRYYEIWNEPNLKGFYTGSIDKMLELSREAYLVLKAVDPAIVVVSPSATLPNRSSAQAGIGGPRWLEQYLAKGGGNYADVIGFHFYTGQLELESSLVPLVRQVQTIMARHGQSRKPLWDTELGFGSLEDGLLSDEVGRAYVARSCLVHWALGVSRFYWYAWDNFNFVGLRLVNEDRKTPTAAAQAYIEIQRWLVGAAMPDYRVTLDDTWICRITRPGGYSGWVVWNPHGPTALEIPPAWNVRQVRDLSGQRRPLTAQQLEIGQTPLLLER
- a CDS encoding beta-galactosidase gives rise to the protein MNIARCLGFALTAVIATGSPLVAWSISVPEAADQRPDILRRQAIPSDLFGMHIHEAAGVTPWPTVPFASWRLHDAYVGWSYLEPEKGRWDFSKLDRYVALAQEHQVEILLPLQFPPGLGLGPPYRRVDLQHPQHRC